One Pleurocapsa sp. PCC 7327 DNA segment encodes these proteins:
- a CDS encoding fasciclin domain-containing protein: MANIVDTAVNAGSFKTLVAAIKAANLGDTLKGTGPFTVFAPTDEAFAKLPDGTLDALLKDIPKLKKILTYHVVSGKVMASDVIKLKSAATVEGSKVKIDASNGVKVNDAKVSTPDVVADNGVIHVIDTVLIPA; the protein is encoded by the coding sequence ATGGCTAACATTGTTGATACTGCAGTTAATGCAGGTTCTTTTAAAACCCTAGTTGCTGCAATCAAAGCTGCTAATCTGGGAGACACTTTAAAGGGCACTGGTCCATTTACTGTCTTTGCACCCACAGATGAAGCGTTTGCTAAGCTTCCAGACGGCACATTAGATGCATTGCTTAAAGACATTCCCAAGCTCAAGAAAATCCTGACGTATCATGTCGTTTCGGGCAAGGTGATGGCATCTGACGTAATTAAGCTGAAGTCAGCTGCCACGGTTGAAGGTTCAAAAGTAAAAATTGACGCTTCCAACGGTGTCAAAGTGAATGATGCTAAAGTCTCAACACCGGATGTGGTCGCCGATAACGGTGTCATCCACGTCATTGACACAGTATTAATTCCTGCATAA
- a CDS encoding SDR family oxidoreductase: MNIQGKTALVTGASRGIGRAIAFELAQQGAKRLLLLARDAVRLAEVAREIEALGVEVVILALDLTQSVEVNIGLARAWRDYGPIHLLINCAGVAHQASFLQSQLSQVYQEINVNLIGMYTVTRCIARRMAAQREGRIVNVSSLMGKVAAPTMATYSATKFAILGFTQSLRGELAAYNIRVIALLPSLTDTDMVQEFQRFQWVVPITPKKVAQVLVAGLHEESSEILVGWQSHLAVWCNRIAPRLLERILLMATPMSIDRQKHYL, translated from the coding sequence ATGAACATTCAGGGAAAGACAGCTCTAGTTACTGGAGCTTCTCGTGGCATTGGGCGAGCGATCGCTTTTGAACTGGCACAGCAAGGAGCAAAACGTCTCTTGTTGCTAGCACGGGACGCGGTGCGGTTAGCTGAAGTTGCCAGGGAAATCGAAGCACTAGGCGTGGAAGTAGTTATCTTGGCGTTGGATCTGACTCAATCGGTAGAGGTGAACATTGGGCTGGCAAGAGCTTGGCGAGATTATGGGCCCATTCATCTACTGATCAACTGTGCTGGAGTGGCACACCAAGCATCCTTTTTACAGTCCCAACTATCCCAGGTGTATCAAGAAATCAACGTTAATTTAATTGGAATGTACACTGTCACCCGTTGTATTGCCCGCCGCATGGCAGCACAAAGAGAAGGAAGAATCGTGAATGTCTCTAGCTTGATGGGCAAGGTAGCAGCACCGACGATGGCGACTTATTCAGCGACGAAGTTTGCCATTTTAGGCTTTACCCAATCCTTACGCGGTGAACTAGCTGCCTACAATATTCGAGTGATAGCTTTGCTGCCATCTTTGACCGATACTGACATGGTGCAGGAATTTCAGCGGTTTCAGTGGGTAGTTCCTATAACTCCCAAGAAAGTAGCTCAGGTACTCGTTGCCGGACTGCATGAGGAATCGTCTGAAATCTTAGTAGGATGGCAGAGCCATTTAGCGGTGTGGTGTAACCGTATTGCTCCAAGGCTGCTGGAGAGGATTTTACTGATGGCTACCCCTATGTCTATTGATAGACAAAAGCACTATCTGTAA
- a CDS encoding transketolase C-terminal domain-containing protein — translation MTIANTRFPIDLGAYQPLKLDPANATLTSEQREILKANIQLCRDAIVFFTATGAARGVGGHTGGPYDTVPEVTILDAFFREASDKFVPIFFDEAGHRVATQYLMAVLHSKLPAEQLLRYREADSKLPGHPELGLTPGVKFSSGRLGHMWPYVNGVAMANPGKIVFCLGSDGSQQEGNDAEAARLAVAQHLNVKLIIDDNDVTIAGHPSKYLPGFSVAKTLTGHGLKVLEGDGEDLDDLYSRLCEAVNTPGAIALINKRPMCPGIEGLEGSNHGHDVISVELAIKYLGSRGQTAAVEYLNSIQKPKQTYTFLGSSNKLGANRNVFGEAVVEILNRMSEAERQQTVRVIDSDLEGSCGLKKIHDAHPEIFIPSGIMERGNFSAAAGFGMEKGKQGIFATFSAFLEMCISEITMARLNYSNVLCHFSHAGIDDMADNTCHFGLNNMFADNGLDDGYETRLYFPADANQMKACVEAVFFDPGLRFIFSTRSKVPNILDSKGNDFFGSGYQFVPGKDEVIREGTQGYIISFGDALYRSLDAVERLRQEGLDVGLINKPTLNVVDEEMMAKIGNAPFALVVESFNRRTGLGSRFGSWLLERGFTPKYAYLGTYREGCGGLWEQFPHQGIDPASIMSKVKELVK, via the coding sequence ATGACTATTGCCAATACTCGCTTTCCCATCGATCTCGGCGCTTATCAACCTCTCAAGCTCGATCCAGCCAATGCCACGCTGACGAGCGAGCAACGAGAGATCCTGAAAGCGAATATTCAACTCTGCCGCGATGCGATCGTCTTTTTTACAGCAACTGGTGCTGCCAGAGGAGTAGGCGGTCACACGGGCGGACCATACGACACCGTGCCAGAAGTAACGATCCTGGATGCTTTCTTCCGGGAGGCATCGGATAAATTTGTGCCGATTTTCTTTGATGAAGCAGGACATCGAGTAGCCACCCAATACCTAATGGCTGTTCTACATAGCAAACTCCCAGCCGAACAGCTTCTCCGCTATCGCGAAGCCGATTCCAAGTTACCAGGACATCCTGAATTGGGACTAACTCCCGGCGTGAAGTTTAGTTCTGGACGGCTGGGGCATATGTGGCCCTACGTCAACGGCGTGGCAATGGCAAATCCAGGCAAGATAGTGTTCTGTCTCGGTTCCGATGGTTCCCAGCAGGAAGGCAACGATGCCGAAGCCGCTCGCTTGGCTGTTGCCCAGCATCTCAACGTCAAGCTGATTATTGACGACAACGATGTCACCATTGCCGGACATCCTTCTAAATACTTACCCGGCTTCAGCGTCGCCAAAACTTTAACAGGTCATGGGTTGAAGGTACTAGAAGGAGACGGAGAAGACTTAGACGATCTCTATAGTCGCCTGTGCGAAGCAGTAAATACTCCCGGCGCGATCGCTCTCATCAACAAACGCCCCATGTGTCCTGGCATTGAAGGGTTAGAAGGCTCCAACCACGGTCACGATGTAATTTCGGTAGAGTTAGCAATTAAATATCTCGGATCGCGCGGACAAACGGCTGCTGTCGAATACCTTAACAGCATTCAGAAACCCAAACAAACCTATACTTTTCTTGGCTCTAGCAACAAATTAGGGGCAAACCGCAACGTGTTTGGAGAAGCGGTGGTTGAAATTTTAAATCGCATGAGCGAAGCCGAGCGCCAGCAAACCGTAAGAGTTATTGATAGCGATCTAGAAGGATCGTGCGGTTTGAAGAAAATTCACGATGCCCATCCCGAAATATTTATTCCCTCTGGCATCATGGAGAGAGGCAACTTCTCGGCCGCTGCCGGGTTTGGCATGGAAAAGGGCAAGCAAGGGATTTTCGCTACTTTCAGCGCCTTCTTAGAAATGTGCATCTCAGAAATCACGATGGCAAGGCTAAATTACTCTAACGTTCTCTGCCATTTTTCCCACGCTGGCATAGATGATATGGCAGATAACACCTGCCACTTCGGTTTAAATAATATGTTCGCCGACAATGGCTTGGATGATGGCTACGAAACGCGGCTGTACTTTCCGGCAGATGCAAATCAGATGAAAGCTTGCGTAGAAGCCGTGTTCTTCGATCCTGGATTGCGGTTTATTTTCTCCACCCGTTCTAAAGTTCCCAATATTCTCGACAGCAAGGGCAACGACTTCTTTGGCAGCGGCTACCAATTTGTTCCCGGTAAAGACGAGGTGATTCGCGAGGGGACACAAGGTTATATCATTAGTTTTGGCGATGCTCTCTACCGTTCCCTCGATGCCGTAGAGCGTCTCAGACAGGAAGGGCTAGATGTAGGGTTAATTAACAAGCCAACCCTAAACGTTGTCGATGAAGAAATGATGGCAAAAATCGGCAATGCTCCCTTTGCCCTTGTGGTAGAATCGTTCAACCGTCGAACGGGATTGGGCAGCCGTTTTGGTTCCTGGCTCTTAGAGCGCGGATTTACTCCCAAATACGCTTATCTTGGCACTTATCGGGAAGGTTGCGGCGGTCTGTGGGAACAATTCCCGCATCAAGGAATCGATCCGGCAAGCATTATGAGTAAGGTGAAGGAATTAGTAAAATAA
- a CDS encoding biotin/lipoyl-binding protein translates to MPSILQRSDRNVKEGDRVSKGQIIARMNSNWGRRRDRNSYTHNFLR, encoded by the coding sequence TTGCCAAGCATCCTACAGAGGAGCGATCGCAATGTTAAAGAAGGCGATCGCGTCTCTAAAGGACAAATCATTGCCCGAATGAATAGCAATTGGGGCAGAAGGCGCGATCGCAATTCATACACTCATAATTTTCTTCGCTGA
- the psb34 gene encoding photosystem II assembly protein Psb34: MNKQNTPKTITLKDKVVAHHISDGSELIPAEIRVNPSFDNSQLLNTPLPKGYTIDDEGIINNYATEPDMYLADYPSPEQQKRYVSLGAGAMLLVATTLLTAFAVS, translated from the coding sequence ATGAACAAACAAAATACACCCAAAACCATCACCCTTAAAGATAAGGTAGTAGCGCATCATATTAGTGATGGAAGTGAATTAATCCCAGCTGAGATACGAGTCAATCCAAGTTTTGATAACAGTCAACTACTTAATACACCTCTCCCAAAAGGTTACACCATTGATGATGAGGGAATCATCAATAACTACGCAACCGAACCCGATATGTACTTGGCAGACTATCCCTCACCAGAACAGCAAAAGCGCTATGTCTCCTTGGGAGCAGGAGCTATGCTACTTGTTGCCACCACATTACTAACTGCATTTGCTGTCAGCTAA
- a CDS encoding orange carotenoid protein N-terminal domain-containing protein gives MSITIKSAQSIFPDTQVASVVPSTIEQFVRLNAEDQLALIWFAYTEMGKTITVAAPGATSMIFAQKLLDQIKQMTPTEQTQVMCDLANNTDTPICRSYGSFTTNLKLGFWNQLGEWMEQGIVAPIPQGYQLSDEGNAVLRAIQAADPGQQITILRNAVVDMGFDSSSSSNRHKVRELVVVPTTIAARTQASIEGVTNTAVLSYINNMNANDFEGAVNLFALNGALQPPFQKPIIGRGAVLAYMREECQGLKLMPERGTIESMEEGYTSIKVTGKVQTPWFGSSVGMNIAWRFLLDPQDQIFFVAIDLLASPKELLNLVRK, from the coding sequence ATGTCTATTACCATCAAGTCTGCTCAGTCTATTTTTCCTGACACTCAGGTGGCAAGCGTTGTTCCAAGTACAATCGAGCAATTCGTTCGACTCAATGCTGAAGACCAACTGGCATTAATCTGGTTTGCCTATACCGAAATGGGCAAAACAATTACGGTTGCTGCTCCTGGCGCAACCAGTATGATCTTTGCCCAGAAACTGCTTGACCAGATCAAACAGATGACTCCTACCGAGCAAACGCAAGTGATGTGCGATCTAGCCAACAATACCGATACTCCCATCTGCCGTTCTTATGGCTCCTTCACCACAAATCTGAAGTTGGGCTTCTGGAATCAGTTGGGAGAATGGATGGAACAAGGGATTGTAGCTCCAATTCCCCAAGGCTATCAGCTTTCCGATGAGGGTAATGCGGTGTTAAGGGCAATTCAAGCAGCCGATCCAGGACAGCAAATAACCATTTTGCGTAATGCTGTCGTTGATATGGGATTTGACTCAAGTTCTTCTAGCAATCGCCACAAAGTTCGAGAACTTGTAGTTGTCCCCACTACGATAGCAGCCCGTACCCAAGCGTCTATCGAAGGCGTGACTAACACCGCAGTGCTAAGTTACATCAACAACATGAATGCTAACGACTTTGAAGGGGCTGTTAACCTGTTCGCACTGAATGGTGCTTTGCAACCACCCTTCCAAAAACCAATAATTGGTCGCGGAGCCGTCCTTGCCTATATGCGGGAAGAATGCCAGGGACTCAAATTAATGCCAGAACGAGGCACTATTGAGTCAATGGAAGAGGGATATACCTCCATTAAAGTTACAGGCAAAGTCCAAACTCCTTGGTTTGGTTCTAGTGTTGGCATGAACATTGCCTGGCGGTTTTTACTCGATCCTCAAGACCAGATTTTCTTTGTAGCAATTGACCTACTGGCATCGCCAAAAGAACTACTCAACTTAGTCCGTAAATAG
- a CDS encoding carbon dioxide-concentrating mechanism protein CcmK, with translation MTLSVFITLGFPTVVEAADAMVKAARILLVGYEKNGSGRATVIIRGNVSEVQASVAAGVETVKRVNGGQVLFTHIIARPHENLEYVLPMRYTEEVEQFRG, from the coding sequence ATCACGCTATCAGTCTTTATTACTCTAGGGTTCCCTACCGTCGTAGAAGCTGCCGATGCGATGGTTAAAGCTGCCAGAATCCTCCTTGTCGGGTATGAAAAAAATGGTAGCGGTCGCGCGACGGTAATTATCAGAGGGAATGTATCTGAGGTGCAAGCCTCTGTTGCTGCGGGGGTTGAAACGGTCAAGCGAGTCAATGGCGGACAAGTTCTCTTTACTCATATCATTGCCCGCCCTCACGAAAACCTCGAATATGTTCTACCGATGCGTTACACCGAAGAGGTCGAGCAGTTTCGAGGGTAG
- a CDS encoding NblA/ycf18 family protein yields the protein MYQPTELSLEQEFHLKSFADQVQHMSRKQAQEFLIMLHEQMMIRETMYRHFLRHEWNLDSGTVFK from the coding sequence ATATATCAACCAACCGAACTATCTTTAGAACAGGAATTTCACCTCAAAAGCTTTGCTGACCAAGTGCAGCATATGTCTCGCAAACAAGCTCAAGAGTTTTTAATTATGCTGCATGAGCAAATGATGATTCGGGAAACAATGTACCGACATTTTTTGAGGCATGAATGGAATCTAGATTCAGGCACAGTCTTTAAATAA